The Tissierellales bacterium genome contains the following window.
TGTCAAACTATTTTGCTTGAAAATTTTGTGGGTATAACATAATTATGCTATAATTATGTTATAAAGGAGATGGATTTATGATTAAGATTAGGCCTATAAAGGATTTAAGGAATACAAATGAGATTTCTGAATTATGTCATGAAAGTGAGGAGCCCATTTATATAACCAAAAATGGTTATGGAGATTTAGTTGTAATGAGTATCGAAACATATGAGAAGAAATTAGCACAAGCCGAGCTATATAAAAAGCTAGCAGAAGCAGAATGTGATCTTCAGAATGAAGAAAAGATAATAGATGCAGAACAGATTTTCTCAAGGATGAAGAGTAATTATGCAGAGTAAAAAATACAAGATAAAATTTACTTCAAAGGCAAGTTATGATTTAGATGAAATACTTAGCTATATGAAGAATGAGTTGTATTCAGATTCTTCCGCCAAAAAATTTTTAGAAAGCGCAGAATCGAAAATAATGAACTTAA
Protein-coding sequences here:
- a CDS encoding type II toxin-antitoxin system Phd/YefM family antitoxin yields the protein MIKIRPIKDLRNTNEISELCHESEEPIYITKNGYGDLVVMSIETYEKKLAQAELYKKLAEAECDLQNEEKIIDAEQIFSRMKSNYAE